AAGTTGTAGTCGGCCGCGATGGTGTAAACCCGTTTTCCGTAGGTCTCCATCATCCAGGGCACGAGAGTCGAAAACTGCTGTTCCGGCACCGCGCCCGTTGCCACGACGTTGGCGTCGCAGACACCCCCCTCGTACTGGTTGGTGTAGAAGTAGAGCGCGTCCATCTGGTTGACGATCGGGCGGACCGCCTCGCGCGAGGCGCTGGAGAAACCTGCGAAAACGACGTCGACGTTGTCGCGCTGGAGCATGCGACGCATCAGTTCCTGATAGCGACGGTTGTCGGACTGCGGGTCGTAGATGACCAGTTCCACCGGGCGTCCCATGATGCCACCGGCCTCGTTGATCTCCTCTGCCGCGAGTTGAGCTCCATGGACCTTCTGGATCGTCGCCGCCGCGAACTCGCCCGACTGATCCTCAAGCACCCCGATGCGGATCGGATCGGCGGCCATCGACGCGCTGGCGAGTAGCGACAGCGCCAGGGAACCGCCTAAAATCGCTGCGCCGCCCTTGGCTTTCCTTTGGAAATGACATGTCATCTCGGTCTGCCTCCTGTCTTACTTGTAGTTTTTACGTTGCACAGGTTGGGCCGGCGGCGCTGGCGGCCCGGTTGGATCTCCGGCTTGATCTTTGGACGTTTCGACTGTGGTCTCCGAAACAATCTGCTCGCAGAGAGCCTCGACCGATACGCGACGGCTCATGCTCTCGCGCCGCAGACGGCGAAACGCCTCGTCGTCGTCGACATTCTGGGCCGCCATGACCTTCAGGATCGCCTTGGTGACGAAACGGCGCGCCCGCAACCGCTCCTCCAGCTCACCTCGTTCGTCCGCCAGCGTCTGACGCTGGGCGAACTCATTGAATGCGAGAAACAGAGTCGTGAAGATTCCGGTCGAACGAATGGGCTTGGTGATGTAGCCCGCGGCCCGAGCGCGAATGACGCGACTGAGCCGGCTGGGTGCCTCCACTCCGATCACAGCCACCAAAGGCACCGCGGGAAGGATCAGGCCGTCGAGGATCGGCCCCACACCCTGGTCCGTCTCGAAGAAGAGAATGTCACAGCTGTCGAGCGTCTCCTGGAGTGCGACATCGCTCTCAGCGCTGTCGAGGACGCCGACCAGAAGTCCGAGGCGCTGCAGGACTGCGACCAGCCGCTTCCGGTTCTCATCCGGAACGTGGATGACCAGGGCGCGGGCGCCGCGAAAATTCTGAATGATCGAGCGTTTCATCAGACCAGCCGCAACCTCCCTGTCTCGCTTGGGGACAGAGCGACGTCGGACCCCTCCCAAACCAAGTAGGGGTCGGGCTTGACCGGGGCAGGCGCCTCGTAAACCAGCTCGAATTCGCCCTTCGGCGTGGACCGCCCGATGCGTGGCCGCAGATGACAGTGACGATTCTCCGGGTCGACGTGAATCCGTCCCTGCGGCGCGTTCAGGACGATCTCCGAGACGACTCTGCG
This genomic stretch from Algihabitans albus harbors:
- a CDS encoding ANTAR domain-containing response regulator yields the protein MKRSIIQNFRGARALVIHVPDENRKRLVAVLQRLGLLVGVLDSAESDVALQETLDSCDILFFETDQGVGPILDGLILPAVPLVAVIGVEAPSRLSRVIRARAAGYITKPIRSTGIFTTLFLAFNEFAQRQTLADERGELEERLRARRFVTKAILKVMAAQNVDDDEAFRRLRRESMSRRVSVEALCEQIVSETTVETSKDQAGDPTGPPAPPAQPVQRKNYK